In a genomic window of Geothermobacter hydrogeniphilus:
- a CDS encoding phenylacetate--CoA ligase family protein, protein MIWNDDFETLPREAIEALQLKRLQQTVARVQATVPFYREHFARAGVSADQIGSLQDLRRLPFTLKQDLRDNYPYGLFAVPLEQIVRIHASSGTTGKPTVVGYTRRDIETWSELMARSFAAAGADKGDVIHNAYGYGLFTGGLGAHYGAERIGASVIPMSGGNTKKQIMIMQDFGSTVLTCTPSYCLFLAEAAAEEGLDIRNFKLRVGIHGAEPWSEKMREEIEQKLGIKAIDIYGLSEILGPGVGIECIEAQNGLHIWEDHFIPEIINPESGEVLPHGEHGELVITTITKEGIPLIRYRTRDITRLLPEPCICGRTHMRLKRMSGRSDDMLIIRGVNVFPSQIESVLFNIEGIDPHYQLVVDREGNLDTLEVQVEVNEKTFSDEVKEMQNLSRRIRKDIKDLLGVTCSVRLVEPKTLARSEGKAVRVIDKRKSLDS, encoded by the coding sequence ATGATCTGGAATGATGACTTTGAAACTCTGCCTCGCGAGGCAATTGAAGCCCTGCAGCTGAAACGTCTGCAGCAGACGGTGGCGAGAGTTCAGGCGACCGTGCCTTTTTACCGTGAACACTTTGCCCGGGCCGGGGTCTCCGCCGATCAGATCGGGTCGCTGCAGGACCTGAGACGACTGCCCTTCACCCTCAAACAGGATCTGCGGGACAACTATCCCTACGGTCTGTTTGCCGTCCCCCTGGAACAGATTGTCCGCATCCACGCCTCATCCGGCACCACCGGCAAGCCGACCGTGGTCGGCTACACCCGCCGCGATATCGAAACCTGGTCCGAACTGATGGCGCGTTCTTTTGCCGCAGCCGGAGCCGACAAGGGCGACGTCATTCATAACGCCTACGGATACGGGCTTTTTACCGGCGGTCTGGGCGCCCATTATGGGGCTGAACGGATCGGCGCTTCGGTCATCCCCATGTCCGGCGGCAACACCAAAAAACAGATCATGATCATGCAGGATTTCGGCTCAACAGTTCTGACCTGCACCCCGTCCTACTGTCTTTTTCTCGCCGAAGCGGCAGCGGAGGAGGGGCTCGATATCCGTAATTTCAAGCTGCGGGTCGGCATCCACGGGGCAGAACCCTGGAGCGAGAAGATGCGCGAGGAGATTGAGCAGAAACTCGGCATCAAGGCCATCGACATCTACGGCTTGTCCGAGATCCTCGGCCCCGGTGTCGGTATCGAGTGCATCGAAGCCCAGAATGGTCTGCATATCTGGGAAGATCATTTCATTCCGGAAATCATCAACCCGGAGTCCGGCGAGGTGCTGCCGCATGGTGAACACGGTGAACTGGTGATCACCACCATCACGAAAGAGGGGATTCCACTGATTCGTTACCGGACCCGGGATATTACGAGACTGCTGCCGGAACCCTGTATCTGTGGCCGGACTCACATGCGACTGAAGCGGATGAGCGGACGCAGCGACGACATGCTGATCATTCGCGGGGTGAACGTGTTCCCATCGCAGATCGAATCGGTGCTGTTCAATATCGAGGGTATCGACCCGCATTACCAGCTGGTGGTCGATCGCGAAGGGAATCTCGATACCCTGGAAGTTCAGGTTGAGGTGAATGAGAAAACGTTCTCCGATGAAGTCAAGGAGATGCAAAACCTTTCCCGGCGCATCCGGAAGGATATCAAGGATCTGCTCGGTGTCACCTGCAGCGTCCGCCTGGTTGAGCCGAAGACTCTTGCCCGCAGCGAAGGGAAGGCGGTGCGGGTCATTGATAAACGAAAATCCCTGGACTCCTGA
- a CDS encoding ACT domain-containing protein, with amino-acid sequence MKVQQISVFIENKTGRLAEVTRVLGGADISIRALSLADTSDFGILRLIVDQTDKAQAILRQDGFTVSKTEVVAIEVPDRPKGLNEILEILEQAGINVEYMYAFVDRRGGRAIIIFRFEDIEKALATLPKSGVQLIKSEIFQTP; translated from the coding sequence ATGAAAGTTCAACAGATCTCAGTCTTTATCGAAAACAAGACCGGGCGACTGGCCGAAGTGACCCGGGTGCTCGGTGGTGCCGACATCAGTATTCGCGCCCTGTCGTTGGCTGACACCTCCGACTTCGGCATTCTGCGCTTGATTGTTGATCAGACCGACAAGGCGCAGGCGATTCTCAGGCAGGACGGGTTCACGGTCAGCAAGACCGAAGTTGTGGCGATTGAAGTTCCCGACCGCCCGAAAGGCCTGAACGAGATTCTAGAAATTCTTGAACAAGCCGGCATCAATGTTGAGTACATGTACGCTTTTGTCGATCGCAGGGGAGGGCGTGCTATCATCATTTTTCGTTTTGAGGATATCGAGAAAGCCCTGGCCACCCTGCCGAAATCGGGGGTTCAGCTGATCAAAAGTGAAATTTTTCAAACCCCCTGA
- a CDS encoding tetratricopeptide repeat protein: protein MVANNLYFRIFSRFGRSSALVGGLLLLGFQAYALTGRSPPPIEEEFTTVQYFERGTRFYNNGQFGLALDNFSLAAMAGNSEAAIQAGLMYDFGRGVPRSFDAAGRWYSHAAEMGSEEGLYMLGHMEEYGEGRPKNFAKAYRWYAEAAALGQSNAQFALGEFYLKGKFVHASQPKAEYWLSLAAKQCHQSAIDLLFKIQPARADSLKKGC from the coding sequence ATGGTTGCGAACAACCTGTATTTTCGAATTTTCAGCAGGTTCGGCAGGAGTTCAGCTCTTGTTGGCGGATTGCTGTTACTCGGATTTCAGGCTTACGCACTGACCGGGCGCAGTCCGCCGCCCATCGAAGAAGAGTTTACGACCGTCCAGTACTTTGAACGTGGGACCAGATTTTATAATAATGGGCAGTTCGGCCTGGCGCTGGATAATTTTTCTCTGGCAGCCATGGCCGGCAACAGTGAGGCCGCGATCCAGGCAGGCCTGATGTATGATTTCGGGCGTGGTGTGCCGCGCAGTTTCGATGCGGCAGGACGATGGTACAGTCACGCTGCGGAAATGGGATCGGAAGAAGGTCTTTACATGCTCGGTCACATGGAAGAGTACGGCGAAGGCCGCCCGAAAAATTTTGCCAAGGCTTATCGCTGGTATGCTGAAGCCGCAGCGCTCGGGCAATCCAATGCCCAGTTTGCCCTTGGAGAATTCTACCTGAAGGGCAAATTCGTTCACGCCAGTCAACCCAAGGCCGAGTACTGGCTCTCCCTGGCTGCCAAACAGTGCCATCAATCTGCTATCGACCTGTTATTCAAGATACAACCCGCCAGGGCGGATTCACTGAAGAAGGGTTGTTGA